One window from the genome of Prochlorococcus marinus XMU1411 encodes:
- the rbfA gene encoding 30S ribosome-binding factor RbfA, whose protein sequence is MPNNYRLAKVSSLLKKEITLILQNDLENDLIRDHFVNISKIDLSRDLQHCKIYITSTAQEKVRKEIVSNLNTAKSSIRHSLGKRIEMRRVPEIIFKDDVVLDKGLSVLKLLDELKNNNQNLNVEDKDAKS, encoded by the coding sequence ATGCCAAATAATTACCGTCTTGCAAAAGTTTCTTCTCTTTTGAAGAAAGAAATAACCCTTATTTTGCAGAATGATTTAGAAAATGATCTTATTAGAGATCATTTCGTCAATATTTCTAAGATTGATTTATCACGTGATTTGCAACACTGTAAAATTTATATAACTTCAACTGCTCAAGAGAAAGTGAGGAAAGAAATTGTATCAAACTTGAATACTGCTAAAAGCTCTATAAGGCATAGTTTAGGAAAAAGAATTGAGATGAGAAGAGTTCCAGAGATAATTTTTAAAGACGATGTTGTTCTTGATAAAGGATTATCAGTCTTGAAACTTCTCGATGAATTAAAAAATAACAATCAAAATCTTAATGTTGAGGATAAGGATGCCAAAAGTTGA
- a CDS encoding uroporphyrinogen-III synthase → MPKVDLPLDQRNIIITRSKEGILDIKKIFISKGANVFDLPAISIADPDDLNPLDEALNQINDFHWIIFSSSNGIKFVDKRLRYFNSSLKECSKKTKIAVVGEKTSKTLDDFGIKADFIPPEFVAESLINNFPVSGYGLRVFVPRVQTGGRDLIADQFRKAGSRVFEVAAYETRCPDSIPEETIDIIFNRKVDAIIFSSGKTVSNSAILLEKKLGKKWLGYFDQIKLLTIGPQTTKICKKIFGRVDSQAQKYTFEGLLDVAINIFS, encoded by the coding sequence ATGCCAAAAGTTGATCTACCCCTTGATCAAAGAAATATAATTATTACTCGATCAAAAGAAGGGATATTGGATATAAAAAAGATATTCATAAGCAAGGGCGCTAATGTATTTGATTTACCTGCAATAAGTATTGCTGATCCTGATGATTTGAATCCTCTTGATGAAGCATTAAATCAAATAAATGATTTTCATTGGATTATTTTTTCCAGTAGTAATGGGATCAAATTTGTGGATAAAAGACTTAGATACTTTAATAGTTCATTAAAAGAATGTTCAAAAAAAACAAAAATCGCCGTAGTCGGAGAAAAAACCTCAAAAACTCTTGATGATTTTGGGATTAAGGCTGATTTCATACCTCCAGAATTTGTTGCTGAAAGTTTAATCAATAATTTTCCAGTATCTGGTTATGGACTCCGAGTCTTTGTGCCAAGAGTTCAAACAGGTGGTAGGGATCTAATTGCAGATCAATTTAGAAAGGCTGGTTCACGTGTATTTGAGGTTGCCGCATATGAAACTAGATGTCCTGACTCAATTCCGGAAGAAACAATTGATATTATTTTTAATAGAAAAGTCGATGCAATTATTTTCTCAAGCGGCAAAACCGTATCAAATTCTGCTATTTTATTAGAAAAAAAACTTGGTAAAAAATGGTTAGGATATTTTGATCAAATTAAGTTGTTAACTATCGGACCCCAGACAACAAAAATATGTAAAAAGATTTTTGGCAGAGTTGATAGTCAGGCACAAAAATATACTTTTGAAGGATTACTTGATGTAGCAATTAATATTTTTAGTTAG
- a CDS encoding SRPBCC family protein, with the protein MGTWLKHDVITVVNAPLENVWSTWSDLDSMALWMSWIESVKTVDEETNTLPDLTEWTLAANGFRFKWKAQITERVEKSKLKWKSIGGLPTEGSVVFESKGDQITTVNLAITYELPKMIARFMEENILGKMVTNELQANIDRFKDLVEKNYRKNFSN; encoded by the coding sequence ATGGGTACTTGGCTAAAACATGACGTTATAACAGTTGTTAATGCGCCTCTTGAAAATGTTTGGAGTACATGGAGCGATTTAGACTCAATGGCACTTTGGATGAGCTGGATTGAATCTGTAAAAACAGTTGACGAAGAGACTAATACCTTACCAGATTTAACAGAATGGACTTTAGCTGCAAATGGCTTTAGGTTTAAATGGAAAGCTCAAATTACTGAAAGAGTCGAAAAAAGCAAACTTAAATGGAAATCTATAGGAGGTTTACCAACTGAAGGGTCAGTAGTTTTCGAAAGTAAAGGTGATCAAATCACAACGGTAAATTTAGCAATAACTTATGAGCTACCTAAAATGATTGCGCGGTTTATGGAAGAAAATATTTTAGGCAAAATGGTTACAAACGAATTACAGGCCAATATTGATAGGTTCAAAGATTTAGTTGAAAAGAACTATAGAAAAAATTTTTCTAACTAA
- the zds gene encoding 9,9'-di-cis-zeta-carotene desaturase, with protein MKIAIVGSGLAGLTAAVNLVDEGHEVEIYESRSFWGGKVGSWEDKDGNHIEMGLHVFFYNYANLFKLMKKVGALDNLLPKEHTHLFINNNGNLKSLDFRFPLGAPFNGLKAFFTTEQLTLVDKFRNALALGTSPIVRGLIDYEGAMKIIRELDRISFKEWFLNHGGSEKSLERMWDPIAYALGFINCKDISARCMLTIFMMFASKTEASKLNLLKGSPHKWLTQPIVDYITNKGAKIYLNHKVEEIIYEKESSYYSVNQLKISSPEGTKAVFADKFLAACDVPGIKKIIPKEWYQFKEFEGLKKLRAVAVATIQLRYDGWVTELQKDNTGNTPTGLDNLLYSADASFSCFADLALASPADYRKKDMGSLLQCVLTPGDRWMGRSTERITKEIDKEVRRLFPSSKNLKLLWSNVVQIPQSLYRESPGMEPFRPDQKTSISNFFMAGSYTKQDYIDSMEGATMSGHLAAAAILEKKAELAKNLAVS; from the coding sequence GTGAAAATCGCAATAGTTGGTTCTGGATTAGCTGGTCTTACAGCTGCAGTTAATTTAGTTGATGAAGGTCACGAAGTTGAAATTTACGAGAGCAGGTCATTTTGGGGAGGCAAAGTAGGAAGTTGGGAAGATAAGGATGGCAACCACATAGAAATGGGTTTACATGTATTTTTTTACAATTATGCAAATCTGTTCAAGTTAATGAAAAAAGTGGGAGCTTTAGATAATTTACTCCCGAAAGAGCATACTCATCTATTCATCAACAACAATGGGAATTTGAAATCTTTAGATTTTAGATTCCCATTGGGTGCTCCATTTAATGGACTAAAAGCTTTTTTTACCACCGAACAACTTACTTTGGTAGATAAGTTCAGAAATGCCCTAGCTTTAGGAACGAGTCCAATAGTTAGAGGATTGATAGACTATGAAGGAGCAATGAAAATAATTAGAGAGCTAGATCGAATTAGTTTTAAAGAATGGTTTTTAAACCATGGTGGAAGTGAAAAAAGTTTAGAAAGAATGTGGGATCCTATTGCATATGCTTTAGGTTTTATTAATTGCAAAGATATTTCAGCAAGATGCATGCTAACTATTTTCATGATGTTTGCTTCAAAAACAGAAGCCTCAAAACTAAATCTTTTGAAAGGTTCACCACATAAGTGGTTAACTCAACCTATTGTCGACTACATCACAAATAAAGGGGCAAAAATCTATCTCAACCACAAGGTGGAAGAAATTATCTATGAAAAAGAATCTTCCTATTATTCAGTTAATCAGTTAAAAATATCTTCTCCAGAAGGAACTAAGGCAGTTTTTGCAGATAAATTTCTTGCTGCCTGTGATGTTCCTGGAATAAAAAAAATAATTCCAAAAGAATGGTATCAATTTAAAGAATTTGAAGGTTTAAAAAAACTTAGAGCAGTTGCTGTTGCCACAATTCAATTGAGATACGATGGTTGGGTTACCGAATTACAAAAAGATAATACTGGAAACACACCAACTGGACTAGATAATCTTCTTTATTCTGCTGATGCCTCTTTCAGTTGTTTTGCGGATTTAGCACTAGCAAGTCCGGCAGACTATAGAAAAAAAGATATGGGATCGCTCCTCCAATGTGTTTTAACTCCAGGAGATAGATGGATGGGAAGATCTACAGAAAGAATTACAAAAGAAATAGATAAAGAGGTTCGCCGTCTATTCCCATCCTCAAAAAACCTTAAATTGCTTTGGAGTAACGTAGTGCAAATTCCACAATCACTCTATAGAGAATCTCCTGGTATGGAACCATTCAGACCCGATCAAAAAACATCTATATCTAATTTCTTTATGGCTGGTAGTTACACAAAACAAGATTACATAGACTCTATGGAGGGAGCTACAATGAGTGGTCATTTGGCTGCTGCTGCAATTTTAGAGAAGAAAGCAGAACTAGCTAAAAATCTTGCGGTAAGTTAA
- a CDS encoding HesB/IscA family protein, translating to MENVEVKQEIKNSDDGKGILITNDAIEQISNLLKGQSDKKALRVGVRSGGCSGMSYTMDFIRSNEINPDDKVYDYSLKADQSFQVVCDPKSLLYIYGMQLDFSKELIGGGFNFVNPNASQTCGCGSSFAV from the coding sequence ATGGAAAATGTAGAAGTTAAACAGGAAATTAAGAATTCTGATGATGGCAAAGGTATCTTAATTACGAATGATGCTATAGAGCAAATTTCAAATTTATTAAAGGGCCAAAGTGATAAAAAAGCACTAAGGGTAGGAGTCAGATCAGGTGGTTGTAGTGGTATGAGTTATACAATGGATTTTATAAGGAGTAATGAAATAAATCCAGATGATAAAGTTTACGATTATTCATTAAAAGCTGATCAAAGCTTTCAAGTAGTTTGTGATCCAAAAAGTCTCTTATATATCTATGGAATGCAATTAGACTTTAGTAAGGAATTAATTGGCGGTGGCTTTAATTTTGTAAATCCTAATGCTTCTCAAACTTGCGGTTGTGGAAGCTCCTTTGCAGTCTAA
- a CDS encoding tetratricopeptide repeat protein, which produces MNKEISPIEEDFNAALSRYKAGQDLIPIVQDFQKIIQQIPNHFAAWTCLSWLQLLLKNNEEALAAARQAVRLNQQDPQARMNLSLALLATNNKGVRDHIELIKKMSMMMPDVRSELNESIEDGLSRYPDWPELTKVKKWLEF; this is translated from the coding sequence ATGAATAAAGAAATTAGTCCTATCGAAGAGGATTTTAATGCAGCTCTATCAAGATATAAAGCTGGGCAAGATTTAATTCCAATCGTTCAAGATTTTCAGAAAATTATACAGCAAATACCAAATCATTTTGCTGCCTGGACTTGTTTATCATGGCTTCAATTACTTTTGAAAAATAATGAAGAAGCTTTGGCAGCTGCAAGACAAGCTGTTCGATTAAATCAGCAAGATCCACAAGCAAGAATGAATTTGTCTTTAGCTCTTTTGGCCACTAATAACAAAGGTGTTAGGGATCATATTGAGTTAATAAAAAAAATGTCTATGATGATGCCAGATGTGAGAAGTGAGTTGAATGAATCTATTGAAGACGGATTAAGTAGATATCCAGATTGGCCTGAGTTAACCAAAGTCAAAAAATGGTTGGAATTTTAA
- a CDS encoding lipid-A-disaccharide synthase-related protein: MFKILILSNGHGEDLSGSLIAKQFVKNGYVVHALPIVGKGKHYIKEKIKIIGKTREFSTGGIGYNSFRGRLTEIFGGEIFYLLKRLYLTFTIKKKYDYFFVVGDIVPVLFAWVCKKDFFTYLVAYSSHYEGKLKLPWPSKFFLLSQKAKKIYTRDSLTAKDLTFQLKKKVSFLGNPFMDKFFFRNKELKKSEFSIALFPGSRFPEILDNFVLILEVLEALSDLRYFQKIQFNFAIVNDLSSSKIKEIFQKRGWLNIEKIKDKYLLKFKYKFLEVNIYWNNFDKILLQSRCCISMAGTAAEQAIGLGKPVIQIEGKGPQFTKTFAEAQRRLLGKYVFCASNYKDKNDQINQTIKLIIKVIYLIQLNKKFMISCNENAKKRLGENKACLKMIDDVNIVIKND, encoded by the coding sequence TTGTTTAAAATTTTAATATTAAGTAATGGGCATGGAGAAGATCTATCTGGGAGTTTAATAGCTAAGCAATTTGTAAAAAATGGTTATGTTGTTCATGCTTTGCCAATTGTTGGTAAAGGAAAACATTACATAAAAGAAAAGATTAAGATTATTGGAAAAACTAGAGAATTTAGTACCGGAGGAATTGGTTATAATTCTTTTAGGGGTAGACTAACTGAGATATTTGGGGGAGAGATATTTTATCTTCTAAAAAGATTATATTTAACTTTTACAATAAAGAAAAAATATGACTATTTTTTTGTAGTTGGAGATATTGTGCCAGTTTTGTTTGCATGGGTTTGTAAGAAAGATTTTTTTACATATCTAGTTGCTTATTCTAGTCATTATGAAGGGAAGTTAAAATTACCATGGCCTTCTAAATTTTTCTTGCTCTCACAAAAAGCAAAAAAAATATATACGAGAGATTCTCTTACAGCTAAAGATTTAACTTTCCAATTAAAAAAGAAAGTGTCTTTTTTAGGCAATCCATTTATGGATAAGTTTTTTTTTAGAAACAAAGAATTAAAGAAATCTGAATTTAGTATTGCATTATTTCCAGGAAGTAGATTCCCTGAGATTTTAGATAATTTTGTTTTGATTTTAGAGGTTTTAGAGGCATTATCAGATTTAAGATATTTTCAAAAAATTCAGTTTAATTTTGCAATAGTTAATGATTTATCTTCATCAAAAATAAAGGAGATATTCCAAAAAAGAGGATGGTTAAACATAGAAAAAATAAAAGATAAGTATCTCTTGAAATTTAAATATAAATTTTTAGAAGTGAATATATATTGGAATAATTTTGATAAAATTTTATTGCAAAGTAGATGCTGTATAAGCATGGCAGGAACAGCAGCAGAGCAAGCGATTGGATTAGGAAAACCTGTTATTCAGATCGAAGGTAAAGGTCCACAATTTACAAAAACTTTTGCAGAAGCCCAAAGACGTTTGCTTGGAAAATATGTTTTTTGTGCCAGTAATTATAAAGATAAGAATGATCAAATAAATCAGACAATAAAACTGATTATAAAAGTAATATATCTAATACAACTAAATAAGAAGTTTATGATCTCATGTAATGAAAATGCCAAAAAAAGATTGGGTGAAAACAAAGCTTGTCTTAAGATGATTGATGATGTGAATATTGTTATAAAAAATGACTAA
- a CDS encoding TIGR01777 family oxidoreductase, with protein sequence MRLLLLGCTGFVGKELVPTLINENHEIYIVSRKPISKLKLDLDFNKFKFFQIDLTKEKNWSNENLLNILRETDGIINLMGEPIAEKKWTSLQKQEIENSRINTTKFMMKALKNFKINPKVIINGSAIGYYGTSSSCEFTENSMGGKDFLATLCKKWEAVAAEKPFFTRLVIFRIGIVLEADGGALGKMLPIFKVGLGGPIGDGKQWMSWIHRTDLCALITQALIDKKYTGVFNAVAPNPVFMKDFSQTLGKCLNRPNLLPVPGAVLKILLGDGAKVVLEGQKVISSKLKNYAFKYPLLEKAIFASTKN encoded by the coding sequence ATGCGTCTTTTATTACTTGGCTGCACTGGATTTGTTGGTAAAGAATTAGTTCCAACACTAATCAATGAAAATCACGAAATATATATTGTAAGTAGAAAACCCATAAGTAAATTAAAGCTAGATTTAGATTTCAATAAATTTAAATTTTTTCAAATAGATTTAACAAAAGAAAAAAACTGGAGTAACGAAAATCTTCTAAATATTTTAAGAGAGACAGATGGAATTATTAACTTAATGGGAGAACCAATAGCAGAAAAAAAATGGACTTCGTTACAAAAACAGGAGATTGAAAATAGTCGTATTAACACTACGAAATTTATGATGAAGGCCCTTAAAAATTTCAAAATCAACCCAAAAGTCATTATTAATGGATCAGCGATAGGTTATTACGGTACAAGTTCTTCTTGTGAATTCACTGAAAATAGTATGGGAGGAAAAGACTTTTTAGCTACTCTTTGCAAAAAATGGGAAGCGGTCGCCGCTGAAAAACCATTTTTCACAAGGTTAGTTATCTTTAGAATTGGAATTGTACTAGAGGCAGATGGAGGAGCATTAGGGAAAATGCTCCCTATTTTTAAAGTTGGATTAGGTGGACCAATTGGAGATGGTAAGCAATGGATGAGTTGGATACATAGAACTGATTTATGTGCATTAATTACTCAAGCATTAATTGATAAAAAGTATACGGGAGTATTTAATGCTGTAGCACCAAATCCAGTATTTATGAAAGACTTTTCTCAGACTTTAGGCAAATGTCTGAATAGACCTAATTTACTTCCAGTACCTGGAGCGGTTTTAAAAATATTACTAGGAGATGGAGCAAAAGTAGTATTAGAAGGACAAAAAGTGATAAGCAGTAAACTCAAAAATTATGCCTTTAAATATCCTCTTCTTGAGAAAGCAATTTTCGCCTCCACCAAGAATTAA
- a CDS encoding NAD(P)H-quinone oxidoreductase subunit O has translation MTDSIPKKPLKKGSLVFVDRENYINSIEALASDNDLPNYVFEGPGEILLVKEEYAQVRWRRPVPDVWLKLDQLKEYIQ, from the coding sequence ATGACAGATTCTATTCCAAAGAAACCTCTCAAAAAAGGAAGCTTAGTTTTTGTCGATAGAGAAAATTATATAAACAGTATAGAGGCTCTAGCCAGTGATAATGATCTGCCGAATTATGTCTTTGAAGGTCCTGGAGAGATTCTTTTAGTCAAAGAGGAATATGCTCAGGTTCGATGGCGCAGACCTGTGCCAGATGTTTGGTTGAAATTGGATCAACTGAAAGAGTATATTCAATAA
- a CDS encoding DnaJ domain-containing protein — protein sequence MKKNLYEELGLKKNATKSEIKSSYRSLVKKHHPDAGGEKERFLAIQNAWEILNDPIKKEQYDRNFFSSRSSFDSLNDNWEEKFNSKKYNSSIKDREVETWIKEIYTPINRAISQIIKPLNNEIKELSADPYDDKLMENFCNYISLSQKKIEKVEKIYNKKIVPNSITALGLNLYHCFSQVKDALSEFDRYTQGYVDDYLFDGKEMIKEAKRIQSNMSAEKKNKNF from the coding sequence ATGAAAAAAAATTTATATGAAGAATTAGGCCTCAAAAAAAATGCAACCAAAAGTGAAATTAAATCTTCATATCGTTCTTTAGTTAAGAAACATCATCCTGATGCAGGAGGGGAAAAAGAACGATTTCTTGCGATACAAAATGCCTGGGAAATTCTAAATGACCCCATAAAAAAAGAACAATATGATAGAAATTTTTTCTCTTCCAGATCATCATTTGATTCATTAAATGACAATTGGGAGGAGAAATTTAATTCAAAAAAATATAATTCGTCAATTAAAGACAGAGAAGTTGAAACATGGATTAAAGAAATTTACACTCCAATCAATAGAGCAATTAGCCAAATAATTAAACCCTTGAATAACGAAATAAAAGAACTTTCTGCGGATCCATATGATGACAAACTAATGGAAAACTTTTGCAACTATATAAGTCTTTCACAAAAGAAAATAGAAAAAGTTGAAAAAATTTATAACAAAAAAATAGTCCCAAATTCTATTACAGCTTTAGGCCTCAATCTATATCATTGTTTTTCACAAGTTAAAGATGCTCTATCAGAATTTGATAGGTATACACAAGGATATGTGGATGACTACTTATTTGATGGTAAAGAAATGATTAAGGAGGCAAAAAGAATTCAATCAAATATGTCTGCAGAGAAAAAAAATAAAAACTTTTAG
- the cysK gene encoding cysteine synthase A, which produces MEIANDITSLVGNTPLVKLNRIRKYFNCYPEIIAKLESFNPSASVKDRIAYSMLSKAEEKGLIEPDKTTLIEATSGNTGIALAMVAAAKGYKLILTMPDTMSIERRAMLRAYGAELQLTPGKDGMKGALDLANELSSSIADSYQFNQFENFANPDIHERTTAQEIWTQSNNNLDGLVTGVGTGGTITGCARFLKKVNPNCKIYAVEPKKSAVISGEKAGSHSIQGIGAGFIPKVLNTKLIDEIIKIDDVEAFHYGRLLARLEGLLSGISSGAALAATIQIGKRKELMNKRLIVILPSFGERYLSTAMFESNTSIQARKDGYL; this is translated from the coding sequence ATGGAAATAGCAAATGATATAACTTCTCTAGTTGGAAATACCCCTTTAGTTAAATTAAATCGAATCAGAAAGTATTTTAATTGTTATCCAGAAATAATAGCCAAACTAGAAAGTTTCAATCCATCAGCTTCTGTTAAAGATCGCATCGCTTATTCAATGTTAAGTAAAGCTGAAGAAAAGGGATTGATAGAACCAGATAAGACGACTTTAATTGAAGCAACAAGTGGCAATACTGGTATCGCATTAGCAATGGTTGCTGCAGCAAAAGGCTATAAATTGATATTAACTATGCCAGATACGATGAGTATTGAAAGAAGGGCAATGTTGAGAGCATATGGCGCTGAATTACAGTTAACACCAGGAAAAGATGGAATGAAAGGAGCCTTAGATTTAGCTAATGAGTTATCCTCAAGCATTGCAGATAGCTATCAATTTAATCAATTTGAAAACTTTGCTAATCCAGATATTCATGAAAGAACAACGGCTCAAGAAATATGGACCCAATCCAATAATAATTTAGATGGATTAGTTACAGGGGTAGGAACAGGAGGAACAATTACTGGTTGCGCACGTTTTTTGAAAAAAGTTAACCCAAATTGCAAAATTTATGCTGTAGAGCCCAAAAAAAGTGCTGTTATATCAGGAGAAAAAGCGGGATCTCATTCTATTCAAGGAATAGGAGCAGGTTTCATACCGAAAGTCCTTAATACTAAATTAATTGATGAAATTATAAAAATAGATGACGTCGAAGCATTTCATTATGGGCGTCTATTAGCTAGATTGGAAGGCCTTTTATCAGGCATTAGCAGCGGAGCAGCTTTAGCAGCAACGATACAAATCGGTAAACGGAAAGAACTAATGAATAAAAGATTGATTGTAATTCTTCCTAGTTTTGGGGAAAGATATTTATCAACCGCAATGTTTGAATCTAATACCTCAATTCAAGCCAGGAAAGATGGTTATCTTTAA
- a CDS encoding ABC transporter ATP-binding protein: MRDSLENEIPHIHFKDVSFSYPGKKENLIFKCNLSIKNTGFWMIVGKNGSGKSTLLKLINGIIKPKNGVINSKANIGMVFQNPDHQILMPNCRSELLININQSISDNEINKKIEYVLAQVGLSGFEKRPVHTLSGGQKQRLTIACVLISNRNFILLDEPTALLDQTSQLKVLKTIKNLTSDHKKPLSALWITHRYEELLYADYVAELKNGFLSNWQEPSKFLYK; the protein is encoded by the coding sequence ATGAGAGATTCTCTTGAAAATGAAATACCTCATATTCATTTCAAAGATGTCTCTTTTTCATATCCTGGGAAAAAAGAAAATTTAATTTTTAAATGTAATTTATCAATAAAAAACACTGGATTTTGGATGATAGTCGGTAAAAATGGGAGTGGAAAAAGCACCCTCCTAAAACTAATTAATGGAATAATTAAACCCAAAAATGGAGTCATTAATTCTAAAGCAAATATAGGGATGGTATTTCAAAACCCTGATCATCAAATATTGATGCCAAATTGCAGGAGCGAACTTCTTATAAATATTAACCAAAGTATAAGTGATAATGAAATTAATAAAAAAATCGAATATGTGCTTGCTCAGGTGGGATTGTCTGGTTTTGAAAAAAGGCCAGTACACACGTTAAGCGGTGGGCAAAAACAACGCTTAACTATTGCATGTGTTCTGATTAGTAATAGAAATTTTATCCTTTTAGATGAGCCTACAGCGTTACTTGATCAAACCAGCCAATTAAAAGTTTTAAAAACTATTAAAAATCTTACAAGTGACCATAAAAAACCTTTATCCGCTTTATGGATTACTCATCGTTATGAAGAATTACTTTACGCTGATTATGTAGCAGAGTTGAAAAATGGTTTTTTATCTAACTGGCAAGAACCATCAAAATTTCTATATAAATGA
- a CDS encoding DUF7326 family protein, translating into MKKKSLIFSDLSKKQLENLKELYIQKKVESMSHQELKQYVREIISHQINDTIDKEEEMEAWKEMSDFFGEQFEIVILEIQTKYIDDKNLLETEIDSQKQRMELLEKNNLDKEKTDMWDD; encoded by the coding sequence ATGAAAAAGAAGTCTTTAATCTTTTCTGATTTATCAAAAAAACAACTAGAAAATCTAAAAGAACTTTATATTCAAAAAAAAGTTGAATCGATGAGTCATCAAGAACTCAAACAATATGTACGAGAAATTATTTCTCATCAGATAAACGATACTATAGACAAAGAAGAAGAAATGGAAGCTTGGAAGGAAATGTCAGATTTCTTTGGAGAGCAATTTGAGATAGTTATTTTAGAAATACAAACAAAATACATTGACGATAAAAACTTACTTGAAACAGAAATAGATTCTCAGAAACAAAGAATGGAATTACTTGAAAAGAATAATTTAGATAAAGAGAAAACGGATATGTGGGATGACTAG
- a CDS encoding response regulator transcription factor, which produces MKISILLIEDDRDMRDLVAKHLEHSGFDVQKAEDGIKGQALALQYSPDLILLDLMLPSVDGLTLCQRLRRDERTSNIPILMITALGGLKDKVTGFNSGADDYITKPFDLEELHVRIKALLRRTNRIQLNSSNQQEILNYGPLTLVPERFEAIWFESPIRLTHLEFELLHCLLQRHGQTVSPALILKEVWGYEPDDDIETIRVHVRHLRTKLEPDPRKPIYIKTVYGAGYCLELPIGTQVEPAKQEFIQARNTDLINS; this is translated from the coding sequence ATGAAAATTTCAATCCTTTTAATTGAAGATGATAGAGATATGCGTGATTTGGTGGCTAAGCATTTAGAACATTCTGGTTTCGATGTTCAGAAAGCTGAAGATGGCATTAAAGGGCAAGCATTAGCTCTTCAATACTCACCAGATTTAATACTTTTGGATTTAATGCTACCAAGTGTTGACGGATTAACATTATGTCAGCGACTTAGAAGAGATGAAAGAACTTCGAATATTCCAATTTTGATGATAACAGCATTAGGTGGCCTTAAAGATAAAGTTACTGGTTTTAATTCCGGAGCTGATGACTACATCACTAAACCATTCGATTTGGAAGAATTACATGTACGCATAAAAGCATTATTAAGGAGAACCAACAGAATACAGTTGAATTCTAGTAATCAGCAAGAAATTTTGAATTATGGTCCTCTCACTCTTGTTCCGGAAAGATTTGAAGCTATCTGGTTTGAATCTCCTATTCGACTAACACATCTTGAATTTGAATTACTTCATTGTCTATTGCAGCGGCACGGTCAAACAGTTTCACCAGCTTTGATTCTTAAAGAAGTTTGGGGATATGAACCTGATGATGATATTGAGACAATAAGAGTCCATGTTAGACACTTACGTACTAAGCTAGAACCAGATCCAAGAAAGCCTATATACATTAAAACAGTTTATGGAGCTGGATATTGCCTTGAGTTACCTATAGGTACTCAAGTTGAACCTGCCAAGCAAGAGTTTATTCAAGCTAGAAATACTGATTTAATAAATTCTTAG